One window from the genome of Desulfovibrio legallii encodes:
- a CDS encoding PD40 domain-containing protein gives MKKHLLLLILGLWLALEGGAQAAMRVDIYGPGQNIVNLALAAPIKGPQTQAAGMGADLQKIVEQNLSFLPFMRLTDPKAVLGGVLLAGYEPPSLDFKRFQLAGSDIVVTTFWPEGDSGTRPVQIRAFETNTGGRLFGKEYPKVSSRDLPEVADRFCADLLEALTGNGSFFRSTLAFVKKTGKLSANVWLVKPTGRDLRQITNLPGESMSPAWSPDGRFVVFTHIDQKSHALGVWDRSTGKVQRIRFPGNVVIGPAFMPDNKVAVALSNGKYPVIFQLNHVFQKERVLEQGNSINVSPTFDKTGTKMAFTSSRLGGPQIFLKDLSSGSTTRVSMNGTYNTEANLSPDGTLVVYSRMTDFGHRIFVQDMLTGMERQITFGPGSDEQPSFCADSYFIAFASTRGGGRGIYLTTRHGGDAKRVPTGGGPASFPRWGMPGAGK, from the coding sequence ATGAAAAAACATCTGCTTCTCCTCATCCTGGGGCTCTGGCTGGCCCTGGAGGGCGGCGCGCAGGCCGCCATGCGCGTGGATATCTACGGCCCCGGCCAGAACATCGTCAATCTGGCCCTGGCCGCGCCCATCAAGGGGCCGCAGACGCAGGCCGCGGGCATGGGCGCGGATCTGCAAAAAATCGTGGAGCAAAACCTGAGCTTTCTGCCCTTTATGCGCCTTACGGACCCCAAGGCCGTGCTGGGCGGCGTGCTGCTAGCGGGCTACGAACCGCCGAGCCTGGACTTCAAGCGCTTTCAGCTGGCCGGCTCCGACATTGTGGTGACCACGTTCTGGCCTGAGGGCGACAGCGGCACCAGGCCGGTGCAGATCCGCGCCTTTGAAACCAATACGGGGGGGCGGCTCTTCGGCAAGGAGTACCCCAAGGTTTCCTCCCGCGACCTGCCGGAAGTGGCCGACCGCTTCTGCGCCGACCTGCTGGAGGCCCTGACGGGCAACGGCTCCTTTTTCCGCTCCACCCTCGCCTTTGTGAAAAAGACCGGCAAACTCAGCGCCAACGTCTGGCTGGTCAAGCCCACGGGCCGGGATCTGCGGCAGATCACCAACCTGCCCGGCGAATCCATGTCCCCGGCCTGGTCGCCCGACGGCCGCTTTGTGGTCTTTACCCACATTGACCAGAAATCCCACGCCCTGGGCGTGTGGGACCGCTCCACCGGCAAGGTGCAGCGCATCCGCTTTCCCGGCAACGTGGTCATCGGCCCCGCCTTCATGCCTGATAACAAGGTGGCCGTGGCCCTTTCCAACGGCAAGTATCCGGTCATTTTTCAGCTGAACCACGTTTTCCAGAAGGAACGGGTGCTGGAACAGGGCAACTCCATCAATGTGTCGCCCACTTTTGACAAAACCGGCACCAAGATGGCCTTTACCTCCTCCCGGCTGGGCGGGCCGCAGATCTTCCTCAAAGACCTCAGCTCCGGCAGCACCACCCGCGTGAGCATGAACGGCACCTACAATACCGAGGCCAACCTCTCGCCCGACGGCACCCTGGTGGTCTACAGCCGCATGACGGACTTCGGCCACCGCATCTTCGTGCAGGATATGCTCACGGGCATGGAACGGCAGATCACCTTCGGCCCCGGCAGCGACGAGCAGCCCTCCTTCTGCGCGGACAGCTACTTCATCGCCTTTGCCTCCACCAGGGGCGGCGGCCGCGGCATTTACCTCACCACCAGGCACGGCGGCGACGCCAAGCGCGTGCCCACGGGCGGCGGCCCCGCCTCCTTCCCGCGCTGGGGCATGCCGGGGGCCGGAAAGTAG
- a CDS encoding energy transducer TonB: MPSPTALHRAFAVAAAAACLMAGALLGLWGPALPQARAAAAVAVDQSGGYAAKMLEKIVTVWAPPPALKGDFVVQVKVRVDGRGAVTDCTPVRASGMEALDISACGAVRQGGGYGTPPYAQPLDVHLAFWTGTPKGKPRVTAPSSEEALRAEVRARTKAEAALSDARAAAAEARARERAEALAQGRAASASAPAAPPLPPAPAAPDKAGRPALSKTEDRNTAPAAAQDAPAPAAPAPAAASARKSAADTERSDAAARRRYLRAVSWRLREHIVIPAETAPGEYRVPVRLEVDPQTGAIKDFSVLQDTGDKLLDRYVRLGIRRAGSVPPPPPGLGGRLELTLVLRRP; encoded by the coding sequence ATGCCTTCTCCCACCGCACTGCACCGCGCTTTCGCCGTTGCGGCAGCGGCGGCCTGCCTTATGGCGGGCGCGCTGCTCGGCCTGTGGGGCCCCGCTCTGCCCCAGGCCCGCGCCGCCGCTGCCGTGGCTGTGGACCAGAGCGGCGGCTACGCCGCAAAAATGCTGGAAAAGATTGTGACCGTATGGGCGCCACCGCCCGCCCTCAAAGGGGACTTTGTGGTCCAGGTGAAGGTGCGGGTGGACGGACGGGGCGCGGTGACGGACTGCACCCCGGTGCGCGCCTCCGGCATGGAGGCGCTGGATATTTCCGCCTGCGGGGCCGTGCGCCAGGGGGGCGGATACGGCACGCCGCCCTACGCCCAGCCCCTGGACGTGCACCTGGCCTTCTGGACCGGCACGCCCAAGGGCAAACCCAGAGTTACAGCCCCCAGCAGCGAAGAGGCCCTGCGCGCCGAGGTTCGCGCCCGCACCAAGGCCGAAGCCGCCCTGAGCGACGCCCGCGCCGCTGCGGCCGAAGCCCGCGCCCGCGAACGGGCCGAGGCTCTGGCCCAGGGCAGGGCCGCCTCGGCTTCCGCGCCCGCCGCACCGCCTTTGCCCCCTGCGCCCGCCGCCCCCGACAAGGCCGGACGGCCCGCGCTCTCCAAGACCGAGGACCGCAATACCGCGCCGGCGGCCGCACAAGACGCACCGGCCCCTGCTGCTCCGGCCCCTGCCGCGGCTTCCGCCCGGAAGAGCGCAGCGGACACAGAGCGCAGTGACGCCGCGGCCCGGCGGCGTTACCTGCGCGCCGTTTCCTGGCGGCTGCGCGAGCACATCGTCATTCCGGCGGAGACTGCGCCCGGCGAATACCGCGTGCCCGTGCGTCTGGAAGTGGACCCGCAAACCGGGGCCATCAAGGATTTCAGCGTGCTGCAGGATACGGGCGACAAGCTGCTTGACAGGTATGTGCGGCTCGGCATACGCCGGGCGGGCAGCGTGCCGCCGCCCCCGCCGGGCCTGGGCGGCAGACTGGAGCTGACCCTTGTGCTGCGCCGTCCCTGA
- a CDS encoding cell envelope integrity protein TolA, whose protein sequence is MASYVLSFCLHLAVFLLIWFWPNRPPVRLDTPPVMISLVEGAPGGNRTPSPILGHMGQPGAGPLAPTPPAPKAEVAAPERVEVKEPSPLPPTPRQEAAPVKKPEPKPEPKHEPKPEPKPAPKEDAKPIAQKKQDKPKPKEEPKKEAPKETKKPEPAKPQPSKKADKNGKSSAVDPVAAALQHARKASSRADSGDRGNAVEQALAQAQRRAGGNRGGGGGEGSGPGGGGLGDVYMGQVMLAVRPNWGFASAGRVNLVCVVNVKVDMQGRVQQTTVTRGSGNAQFDASAVNAVIRTSQSGQFPPPPSAEYTDLDLVFTLDELMGR, encoded by the coding sequence ATGGCCTCCTATGTCCTCTCCTTCTGCCTGCATCTGGCGGTATTCCTGCTCATCTGGTTCTGGCCCAACCGGCCGCCGGTGCGCCTGGATACGCCGCCGGTCATGATCAGCCTGGTGGAAGGCGCGCCCGGCGGCAACCGGACGCCCTCGCCCATCCTCGGGCATATGGGCCAGCCCGGCGCGGGCCCCCTGGCCCCTACGCCGCCCGCGCCCAAGGCCGAAGTGGCCGCCCCCGAACGGGTGGAAGTCAAGGAGCCCTCCCCCCTGCCGCCCACGCCCCGGCAGGAAGCAGCGCCCGTTAAAAAGCCCGAACCCAAGCCAGAGCCCAAGCACGAGCCCAAACCGGAGCCTAAGCCCGCCCCCAAGGAAGACGCCAAGCCCATCGCCCAGAAAAAGCAGGATAAGCCCAAGCCCAAGGAAGAGCCCAAAAAGGAAGCCCCCAAAGAGACGAAAAAACCGGAACCGGCCAAACCGCAGCCCAGCAAAAAGGCGGACAAAAACGGCAAAAGTTCCGCTGTTGACCCTGTGGCCGCGGCCCTGCAGCACGCCCGCAAGGCCTCTTCCCGCGCTGACTCCGGTGACCGGGGCAACGCTGTGGAGCAGGCCCTGGCCCAGGCCCAGCGCCGGGCCGGCGGCAACCGCGGCGGCGGCGGGGGGGAGGGTTCCGGCCCCGGCGGCGGGGGCTTGGGCGACGTATATATGGGCCAGGTCATGCTGGCCGTGCGCCCCAACTGGGGTTTTGCCTCGGCCGGGCGCGTCAACCTGGTCTGCGTGGTCAATGTAAAGGTGGACATGCAGGGCCGCGTGCAGCAGACCACGGTGACGCGCGGCTCAGGCAACGCCCAGTTTGACGCTTCGGCGGTGAACGCCGTTATCCGCACCAGCCAGAGCGGCCAGTTCCCCCCGCCGCCCTCGGCGGAATACACTGACCTGGACCTGGTGTTCACCCTGGACGAGCTCATGGGGCGCTAG
- the tolR gene encoding protein TolR has product MGANVGGGNKFVSDINVTPFVDVMLVLLIIFMVATPMMSQGLDVDLPQTKQVEVLPTDADHMVLTVRNDGKIYLDEYAVDNMEDLEGYLQRLVKEKNKTLFLQADKAVPYGTVVEVMGHIKAVGIEKLGIIAEKPEDAAPAGSNRSQGRRSR; this is encoded by the coding sequence ATGGGCGCGAACGTGGGCGGCGGCAACAAATTCGTTTCGGACATCAACGTCACGCCCTTTGTGGACGTGATGCTCGTCCTGCTTATCATCTTTATGGTGGCCACCCCCATGATGAGCCAGGGCCTGGATGTGGACCTGCCCCAGACCAAGCAGGTGGAGGTTCTGCCCACCGACGCGGACCATATGGTGCTCACCGTGCGCAACGACGGCAAAATCTATCTGGATGAATACGCCGTGGACAATATGGAAGACCTGGAAGGCTACCTGCAGCGCCTGGTCAAAGAAAAGAACAAGACCCTCTTCCTCCAGGCGGACAAAGCCGTGCCCTACGGCACAGTGGTAGAGGTCATGGGCCACATCAAGGCCGTGGGCATTGAAAAGCTCGGCATCATCGCCGAAAAGCCCGAAGACGCCGCCCCCGCCGGCAGCAACCGCAGCCAGGGCCGCCGCTCCAGGTAA
- the tolQ gene encoding protein TolQ, translated as MEFSFFSMIAQASLIAKCVLLLLLIMSILSWGLMIQKYIALTAANKKALAGTGQFEKAPNLRDAVQSLGADPTSPLYYIAHQGVQEFNRSKELGNSSEVVVDNVRRALRQGVGSELARLQRSLSLLATTANTAPFIGLFGTVWGIMSSFHSIGMLKSASLATVAPGISEALVATAIGLAVAVPATIGFNIFMGKLSQVDTLLVNFAGVFLNRVQRELNVHRHVQRMGATEM; from the coding sequence ATGGAATTCAGTTTTTTTTCAATGATCGCTCAAGCCAGCCTTATCGCCAAGTGCGTGCTGCTTCTGCTGCTCATCATGTCCATCCTGAGCTGGGGGCTGATGATCCAGAAATACATCGCCCTCACCGCCGCCAACAAAAAAGCCCTGGCGGGCACCGGACAGTTTGAGAAAGCCCCCAACCTGCGCGACGCCGTGCAGTCCCTGGGCGCGGACCCCACCTCTCCCCTCTACTACATCGCCCACCAGGGCGTGCAGGAGTTCAACCGCTCCAAAGAGCTGGGCAACAGCAGCGAGGTGGTGGTGGATAACGTGCGCCGCGCCTTGCGCCAGGGCGTGGGTTCCGAGCTGGCGCGGCTGCAGCGCTCTCTTTCCCTGCTGGCCACCACGGCCAACACCGCGCCCTTCATCGGCCTGTTCGGCACGGTCTGGGGCATTATGAGCTCCTTCCACTCCATCGGCATGCTCAAATCCGCCTCGCTGGCCACCGTGGCCCCCGGCATTTCCGAGGCCCTGGTGGCCACCGCCATCGGCCTGGCCGTGGCCGTGCCCGCCACCATCGGCTTCAACATCTTCATGGGCAAGCTCTCACAGGTGGATACGCTGCTGGTGAACTTCGCCGGCGTGTTCCTCAACCGCGTGCAGCGCGAACTCAACGTCCATCGCCATGTGCAGCGCATGGGCGCGACGGAGATGTAA
- a CDS encoding SLC13 family permease — MSLSAEKVLRIKRIVAVLAVGLGIAIALMDPPQGLTRQAMIALGIVVWAVFWWITQVVPEYVTAIMMCTLWAGTKCVSFRVAFDSFSSPGWWIMVGAFGLGSIAGKTGLLRRISLWVLSLFPPTFNGQVLGLLASGTVISPLVPSMNAKAALSSPISLAISDSLGVERKSPAASGLLGACYGGFVLMGHMFLSGSFSHYIMIGALPAPYNQITWLDWMLWSLPWGVVCFAALAGFIMLLYRPKQPVSLPKGYGKEQLAKLGPMTRDERIVLAVMLCALVLWMTELVHGISASVVAVTAMCVLLGLKVMTAKDFKNGIEWPAVMLIGCVFNMAPVIKALGIDKYLGGIFGSVIAGLAAQPALFVTAIAVSIFIVKFLVTNMTSAAIMFSLILTPIAVQAGIHPWIIIFVAFCAGNIWLLKYQNTIYLCAQFATKGEMSDHLPMVKLCFVFMGVVIVGSIVSIPYWRMLGLLP, encoded by the coding sequence ATGAGTTTGAGCGCCGAAAAAGTTCTCCGCATCAAGAGGATCGTGGCGGTGCTGGCCGTCGGCCTCGGCATCGCCATCGCCTTGATGGATCCCCCCCAGGGGCTCACCCGGCAAGCCATGATCGCCTTGGGCATCGTGGTCTGGGCGGTGTTCTGGTGGATAACCCAGGTGGTGCCGGAATACGTCACCGCCATCATGATGTGCACGCTCTGGGCCGGCACCAAGTGCGTGAGCTTTCGGGTGGCTTTTGACAGTTTCTCCTCGCCCGGCTGGTGGATCATGGTGGGGGCCTTCGGCCTGGGGTCCATTGCGGGCAAAACGGGGCTGCTGCGTCGCATTTCGCTCTGGGTGCTCAGCCTGTTTCCGCCCACCTTCAACGGTCAGGTGCTGGGGCTGCTGGCCTCGGGCACGGTCATCAGCCCGCTGGTGCCCAGCATGAACGCCAAGGCCGCGCTTTCTTCCCCCATCTCTCTGGCCATCAGCGATTCTCTGGGCGTGGAGCGCAAAAGCCCGGCGGCCTCTGGCCTGCTGGGGGCCTGTTACGGCGGCTTTGTGCTCATGGGCCACATGTTCCTGAGCGGCTCCTTCAGCCACTACATCATGATCGGCGCTTTGCCCGCGCCCTATAATCAGATCACCTGGCTGGACTGGATGCTCTGGTCCCTGCCCTGGGGCGTGGTCTGTTTCGCGGCCCTGGCGGGCTTCATCATGCTGCTCTATCGGCCTAAGCAGCCCGTCTCTCTGCCCAAGGGCTACGGCAAGGAGCAGCTCGCCAAGCTCGGCCCCATGACCAGAGACGAACGCATTGTGCTGGCGGTTATGCTCTGCGCTCTGGTCCTCTGGATGACGGAGCTCGTCCACGGCATCAGCGCTTCGGTGGTGGCGGTGACGGCCATGTGCGTGCTGCTGGGCCTGAAGGTCATGACGGCCAAAGATTTTAAGAACGGCATCGAGTGGCCCGCCGTCATGCTCATCGGCTGCGTGTTCAACATGGCCCCGGTTATCAAGGCTCTGGGCATTGACAAGTATCTGGGCGGCATCTTCGGCTCGGTCATTGCCGGCCTGGCGGCCCAGCCCGCGCTTTTTGTCACGGCCATTGCCGTATCCATATTTATCGTCAAATTCCTGGTCACCAACATGACCAGCGCGGCCATCATGTTTTCGCTCATCCTCACGCCCATTGCCGTGCAGGCGGGCATCCACCCCTGGATCATCATCTTCGTGGCCTTCTGCGCGGGCAACATCTGGCTGCTCAAGTACCAGAACACCATCTACCTCTGCGCTCAGTTCGCCACCAAGGGCGAAATGAGCGACCACCTGCCCATGGTCAAGCTCTGCTTTGTCTTCATGGGCGTCGTCATTGTGGGCTCCATCGTGAGCATTCCCTACTGGCGGATGCTGGGTCTGCTGCCGTAG
- a CDS encoding 2-oxoacid:acceptor oxidoreductase subunit alpha: MSKTPQLVQGNAAIAQGAFYAGARFYAGYPITPSSEIAEIASRDLPRLGGVFMQMEDELASMGAIVGASLAGVKAFTATSGPGFSLMQENLGMATIGEVPVVVVNVQRSGPSTGLATKPAQSDIMQLRWGRHGDQEVIALAPATVRECFELTVTAFNLAEKYRVPVILAPEEVAGHMRENLVIPEPGELEVLNRAQPACAPEDYKPFCFDAGAVAPLPPYGGKYVYHVTSSMHGENGYSCNTPANAARRVAQLHTKLARGRDEIVRTRYFGPEDCATLIVASGVVTRAARSAAAAANANGGRVGVLQLQTLWPFADKELAAAARKASRVVVAEMNYAGQLAGEVKKYVDPALVRGVNTYNGSIMTPAQIAAALQ, encoded by the coding sequence ATGTCCAAAACTCCTCAACTGGTCCAAGGCAACGCGGCCATAGCCCAGGGCGCTTTTTACGCCGGGGCGCGCTTCTACGCCGGCTACCCCATCACGCCTTCGTCTGAAATCGCTGAGATCGCCTCGCGCGATCTGCCCAGGCTGGGCGGCGTGTTCATGCAGATGGAGGACGAGCTGGCCAGCATGGGCGCCATCGTGGGCGCTTCGCTGGCGGGCGTCAAAGCCTTTACCGCCACCAGCGGCCCGGGCTTTTCGCTCATGCAGGAAAACCTGGGCATGGCCACCATCGGCGAAGTGCCCGTAGTGGTCGTCAACGTGCAGCGCTCCGGCCCCTCCACGGGCCTGGCCACCAAGCCCGCGCAGTCGGACATCATGCAGCTGCGCTGGGGCCGCCACGGCGATCAGGAAGTCATCGCCCTCGCCCCGGCCACGGTGCGTGAGTGCTTCGAGCTCACGGTCACGGCCTTTAACCTGGCGGAAAAATACCGCGTGCCCGTAATCCTCGCGCCTGAGGAGGTGGCCGGGCACATGCGGGAAAACCTGGTCATCCCTGAACCGGGCGAGCTGGAAGTGCTCAACCGGGCGCAGCCCGCCTGTGCGCCTGAGGACTACAAGCCCTTTTGCTTTGATGCAGGGGCCGTGGCCCCGCTGCCCCCTTACGGCGGCAAATACGTCTATCATGTGACCAGCTCCATGCACGGCGAAAACGGCTACAGCTGCAATACCCCGGCCAATGCGGCCCGCCGGGTGGCCCAGCTGCACACCAAGCTGGCGCGCGGTCGGGACGAGATCGTCAGAACCCGCTATTTCGGCCCTGAAGACTGCGCCACCCTCATCGTGGCCAGCGGCGTGGTGACCCGCGCGGCCCGCAGCGCAGCTGCCGCGGCCAACGCCAATGGCGGCAGGGTGGGCGTGCTGCAGCTGCAGACCCTCTGGCCCTTTGCGGATAAGGAGCTGGCCGCGGCCGCCCGCAAGGCCTCCCGCGTGGTGGTGGCCGAAATGAACTACGCGGGCCAGCTTGCCGGCGAGGTGAAAAAGTATGTGGACCCCGCCCTGGTGAGGGGCGTCAACACCTACAACGGCAGCATCATGACCCCGGCCCAGATCGCCGCGGCCCTGCAGTAA
- a CDS encoding thiamine pyrophosphate-dependent enzyme, whose translation MAQAITRSLLNTSALPLMWCAGCGNGIVLNALLCALDELQLKKEEILVVTGIGCWGKADDYILSNALHVTHGRALAYATGAKAANPDLTVIVLMGDGDGTTIGGNHLIHTARRNMDLTAIIVNNLNYGMTGGQYSATTPCGAITSTSVGGNPERGFDVCDLVRAAGANYVARETVAAGMRLKSRIVAGIRKKGFSLIEAMSPCTTLFGPRNQLKTPVAMLRSLKERGVSQSKFDAAENAAAQGLFVTGVFADKDVPDFSASYEAERAVITGKGGK comes from the coding sequence ATGGCGCAAGCAATAACCCGTTCGCTTCTGAACACGTCGGCCCTGCCCCTCATGTGGTGCGCCGGGTGCGGCAACGGCATCGTGCTCAACGCGCTGCTCTGCGCGCTGGACGAGCTGCAACTGAAAAAGGAAGAAATCCTTGTGGTCACCGGCATCGGTTGCTGGGGCAAGGCGGACGACTACATCCTCTCCAACGCTCTGCACGTGACCCACGGCCGCGCCCTGGCCTACGCCACCGGCGCCAAGGCCGCCAACCCCGATCTTACGGTCATCGTGCTCATGGGCGACGGCGACGGCACCACCATCGGCGGCAACCATCTTATCCACACGGCCCGCCGCAACATGGATCTCACGGCCATCATCGTCAACAACCTCAACTACGGCATGACCGGCGGCCAGTATTCCGCCACCACGCCTTGCGGAGCCATCACCAGCACCTCGGTGGGCGGCAACCCGGAGCGCGGCTTCGACGTCTGCGATCTGGTGCGCGCCGCCGGGGCCAACTATGTGGCCCGCGAAACCGTGGCCGCCGGCATGCGCCTTAAGAGCCGCATTGTGGCCGGCATCCGCAAGAAGGGCTTTTCGCTCATTGAGGCCATGAGCCCCTGCACCACCCTGTTTGGCCCCCGCAACCAGCTGAAGACGCCCGTGGCCATGCTGCGCAGCCTGAAGGAGCGCGGCGTCTCCCAGTCCAAATTCGACGCCGCGGAAAACGCCGCCGCCCAGGGGCTGTTTGTGACCGGCGTGTTTGCGGATAAGGACGTGCCCGACTTCAGCGCAAGCTACGAGGCCGAGCGCGCGGTCATTACCGGCAAAGGAGGAAAATAA
- a CDS encoding 2-oxoacid:acceptor oxidoreductase family protein, which produces MAHFEVLMAGTGGQGLVFCSSFLAEAAIGTGKNVVQTQSYGISQRGGFISAEVIVDDGEILFQQVTRPDIVIALSEVVGSRYDAVDCPVVYDTDLMQPRSFPNWIGVPMLQIAEAAGAAKSANLAGLAAAMKLCGAVSLEDLLAVAQRKGRPEVAEKNMEVLRRGAEAAQAAGRAQ; this is translated from the coding sequence ATGGCGCATTTTGAAGTGTTGATGGCCGGCACCGGCGGCCAGGGGCTGGTCTTCTGCTCCTCCTTCCTGGCCGAGGCCGCCATCGGGACCGGCAAGAACGTGGTGCAGACGCAGTCCTACGGCATCTCGCAGCGCGGCGGGTTCATCTCCGCCGAGGTCATTGTGGACGACGGGGAAATCCTCTTCCAGCAGGTGACCAGACCGGACATCGTCATCGCCCTGAGCGAAGTGGTGGGCAGCCGTTACGACGCCGTGGACTGCCCCGTGGTCTACGATACGGATCTCATGCAGCCCCGCAGCTTCCCCAACTGGATCGGCGTTCCCATGCTCCAGATTGCGGAGGCGGCAGGCGCTGCCAAATCCGCCAACCTTGCCGGTCTGGCCGCGGCCATGAAGCTGTGCGGGGCCGTGAGCCTGGAGGATCTCCTGGCCGTGGCCCAGCGCAAGGGCAGGCCCGAAGTGGCTGAAAAAAATATGGAAGTGCTGCGGCGCGGCGCGGAGGCGGCGCAGGCCGCCGGGAGGGCCCAATAA
- a CDS encoding 4Fe-4S dicluster domain-containing protein: MSAEKKTFTVRVNAERCKACGYCKEMCPKQVYDFGEELNAAGYKYMAVVAMERCIGCRTCMMVCPDFATQVDDND, encoded by the coding sequence ATGAGCGCGGAAAAGAAAACGTTCACCGTCCGCGTCAATGCGGAACGGTGCAAGGCCTGCGGCTACTGCAAGGAAATGTGCCCCAAACAGGTCTATGACTTCGGCGAAGAACTGAACGCGGCGGGCTACAAATACATGGCCGTAGTGGCCATGGAACGCTGCATCGGTTGCCGCACCTGCATGATGGTCTGTCCGGACTTCGCCACGCAGGTGGACGACAACGACTAG
- a CDS encoding phosphate acyltransferase translates to MAYATFEELEKKVFAKARKCRAAVVEAADAHVLEAVRHAADAGLVEPLLLGNRAAVTARLDELGLADRHWELEDTDAPNVSALRAGIAVRDGRADFILKGLIPTGVLLKGLFKEETGFRTGRLISHMNIVQVRTYHKLLALCDAAINIAPDLEQKRGILQNAVDALVRMGVVRPKAAVLAAAETVNEKMPESVDAAALKRMNQEGLITDCVVEGPISYDLAVCREAAATKGYVSPVAGDADLLVCPNIVTANVLIKCLRHSAEALTAGIVIGGRVPVVLNSRAASAEDKYRTMILAAAAA, encoded by the coding sequence ATGGCCTACGCAACGTTTGAGGAACTGGAAAAAAAGGTTTTCGCCAAGGCCCGCAAGTGCCGGGCGGCTGTGGTGGAAGCTGCGGACGCGCATGTGCTGGAGGCCGTGCGCCATGCGGCGGACGCGGGCCTGGTGGAGCCCTTGCTCCTGGGTAACCGGGCCGCCGTGACGGCCCGGCTGGACGAACTGGGGCTTGCCGACCGGCACTGGGAACTGGAGGACACGGACGCGCCGAACGTCTCCGCCCTGCGGGCCGGGATCGCCGTGCGCGACGGCCGGGCGGACTTTATTCTGAAAGGCCTTATCCCCACGGGCGTGCTGCTCAAGGGGCTGTTTAAGGAAGAGACGGGCTTCCGCACCGGGCGGCTCATTTCGCACATGAACATCGTGCAGGTGCGCACCTACCACAAGCTGCTGGCCCTGTGCGATGCGGCCATCAACATCGCCCCGGACCTGGAGCAGAAGCGCGGCATCCTGCAGAACGCCGTGGACGCCCTGGTGCGCATGGGCGTTGTGCGCCCCAAGGCGGCCGTGCTGGCCGCCGCTGAGACGGTTAACGAAAAAATGCCCGAAAGCGTGGATGCCGCCGCCCTCAAGCGCATGAATCAGGAGGGCCTCATCACGGACTGCGTGGTGGAAGGCCCCATCTCCTACGATTTGGCCGTGTGCCGGGAAGCCGCAGCTACCAAGGGCTACGTCAGCCCTGTGGCCGGCGATGCGGACCTGCTGGTCTGCCCCAACATCGTCACGGCCAATGTGCTCATCAAGTGCCTGCGCCATTCGGCCGAGGCGCTTACGGCGGGCATTGTCATCGGCGGGCGGGTGCCCGTGGTGCTCAATTCCCGCGCGGCCAGCGCTGAGGACAAATACCGGACCATGATTCTGGCCGCCGCGGCCGCCTGA
- the buk gene encoding butyrate kinase, which yields MPQDHFVVLAINPGSTSTRLAAYEDECLLFDTKINHPAATLKDYASNVAQFPLRREAIRRALEEERFDVRRLSAVAGRGGKLPPVRQGAYRVDEGMIDFLSHRPVDDHASNLGALLAYDIARPLGVPAYIYDAVVMDQLEDIARLSGLPEMRRKASCHALNMRAMAIKAARERGWNLAEKTCIVCHMGAGISATVMHRGRMIDVITDEEGPYSPERSGGLPNRQLVDLCFSGQYDRLSATKRTRGRGGLMAYLGTNDALEVERRIAAGDAEARLVYDGMAYQVAKHMVSLAAVVEGRVDLLVLTGALAHSAYLRERILPRIGFLAPVAVLPGENELEALAFGVLRVLRGEEQPHTFKEGAPFCTEA from the coding sequence ATGCCTCAAGACCATTTTGTGGTGCTCGCCATCAACCCCGGCTCCACCTCCACCCGCCTAGCGGCCTACGAGGACGAATGCCTTCTGTTTGACACAAAAATCAACCATCCGGCCGCAACCCTTAAGGACTACGCCAGCAACGTGGCCCAGTTCCCCCTGCGGCGCGAGGCCATCCGTCGCGCGCTGGAGGAGGAGCGCTTCGACGTGCGGCGGCTTTCCGCCGTGGCCGGCCGGGGCGGCAAGCTCCCGCCCGTGCGCCAGGGCGCGTACCGGGTGGATGAAGGCATGATCGACTTTCTCTCCCACCGGCCTGTGGACGACCACGCCTCCAACCTGGGCGCGCTGCTGGCCTATGACATTGCCCGCCCTCTGGGCGTGCCGGCCTATATCTACGACGCCGTGGTCATGGACCAGCTGGAGGACATCGCCCGCCTTTCCGGCCTGCCGGAAATGCGGCGCAAGGCCTCCTGCCACGCCCTGAACATGCGGGCCATGGCCATCAAGGCCGCCCGCGAGCGGGGCTGGAACCTGGCGGAAAAAACCTGCATCGTCTGCCACATGGGCGCGGGCATCAGCGCCACGGTCATGCACCGGGGCCGGATGATCGACGTCATCACCGACGAGGAAGGCCCCTATTCGCCGGAGCGCTCCGGCGGTCTGCCCAACCGGCAGCTGGTGGACTTGTGCTTCTCCGGCCAGTATGACCGTCTTTCCGCCACCAAGCGCACGCGCGGCCGGGGCGGGCTTATGGCCTATCTGGGCACTAACGACGCCCTGGAGGTGGAGCGCCGCATAGCCGCGGGCGACGCCGAAGCCCGGCTGGTCTATGACGGCATGGCCTACCAGGTGGCCAAACATATGGTCTCTCTGGCCGCCGTGGTGGAGGGCAGGGTAGACTTGCTGGTGCTTACGGGCGCGCTGGCCCATTCCGCCTATCTGCGGGAGCGCATTTTGCCCCGCATCGGTTTTCTCGCGCCCGTGGCCGTGCTGCCTGGCGAAAATGAGCTGGAGGCCCTGGCCTTTGGGGTGCTGCGCGTGCTGCGCGGGGAAGAGCAGCCCCATACCTTTAAGGAAGGCGCGCCCTTCTGCACGGAGGCGTAG